One window of the Pseudomonas sihuiensis genome contains the following:
- the algD gene encoding GDP-mannose 6-dehydrogenase: MRISIFGLGYVGAVCAGCLSARGHEVIGVDVSQTKIDLINQGKSPIVEPGLAELLEAGVNSGLLRGTTDVGAAVLASELSFIAVGTPSKRNGDLDLGYMESVCKQIGAALRDKQERHTVVVRSTVLPGTVKNVVIPLIEAASGKKAGVDFGVATNPEFLRESTAIKDYDFPAMTVIGELDEQSGDLLQELYSELDAPIIRKSIEVAEMIKYTCNVWHAAKVTFANEIGNIAKAAGVDGREVMDVVCQDHKLNLSKYYMKPGFAFGGSCLPKDVRALSYRAGSLDVETPLISSLMRSNAAQVKKAFDIVTHYDKRRIGLLGLSFKAGTDDLRESPLVELAEMLIGKGYELRIFDSNVEYARVFGANKEYIESKIPHVSSLLCKELDEVVSQSDVLIIGNGEQRFAEVMNSVGDDKQIVDLVGFMAHATQANKEGICW, translated from the coding sequence ATGCGAATCAGCATCTTTGGATTGGGTTATGTGGGCGCCGTATGCGCCGGTTGCTTGTCGGCTCGCGGCCATGAGGTCATCGGCGTCGACGTATCGCAAACCAAGATCGACCTGATCAATCAAGGCAAGTCCCCCATCGTCGAACCCGGCCTCGCCGAACTGCTCGAAGCCGGCGTCAACTCCGGCCTGCTGCGTGGCACCACCGATGTGGGCGCCGCAGTACTGGCCAGCGAGCTGTCCTTCATTGCCGTGGGTACGCCGAGCAAGCGCAATGGCGACCTCGACCTCGGCTACATGGAATCGGTATGCAAGCAGATCGGTGCCGCCCTGCGCGACAAGCAGGAACGTCACACCGTAGTCGTGCGCAGTACGGTCCTGCCGGGCACGGTAAAGAACGTGGTGATCCCCCTGATCGAAGCAGCGTCCGGTAAGAAAGCCGGTGTCGATTTCGGCGTGGCCACCAACCCGGAATTCCTCCGTGAAAGTACCGCCATCAAGGATTACGACTTCCCGGCCATGACCGTTATCGGTGAACTGGACGAACAGTCCGGCGACCTGCTGCAGGAGCTGTACAGCGAGCTGGACGCTCCGATCATCCGCAAGTCCATCGAAGTGGCGGAGATGATCAAGTACACCTGCAACGTCTGGCACGCGGCCAAGGTCACCTTCGCCAACGAGATCGGCAACATCGCCAAGGCAGCCGGCGTCGACGGCCGCGAAGTGATGGATGTGGTCTGCCAGGATCACAAGCTCAATCTCTCCAAGTACTACATGAAGCCCGGCTTCGCCTTCGGCGGCTCCTGCCTGCCCAAGGATGTGCGCGCCCTCTCCTACCGCGCCGGCAGCCTGGACGTGGAAACACCGCTGATCAGCTCGCTGATGCGTAGCAACGCCGCCCAGGTGAAGAAAGCCTTCGACATCGTCACTCACTACGACAAGCGCCGCATCGGCCTGCTGGGCCTGAGCTTCAAGGCCGGCACCGACGACCTGCGTGAAAGCCCCCTGGTCGAGCTGGCCGAAATGCTGATCGGCAAAGGCTATGAGCTGCGTATTTTCGACAGCAACGTCGAGTACGCCCGCGTGTTCGGCGCGAACAAGGAATACATCGAATCGAAGATCCCTCACGTTTCCTCGCTGCTGTGCAAGGAGCTCGATGAGGTGGTCTCGCAATCCGATGTACTGATCATCGGCAATGGCGAACAGCGCTTCGCCGAGGTCATGAACAGCGTCGGCGACGACAAACAGATCGTCGATCTCGTGGGGTTCATGGCGCATGCCACCCAGGCCAACAAGGAAGGCATCTGCTGGTAG